aaatggtttatgaCGGGTTGAGGTCCTTGACAATCATTCTCAAGGGGAACCCCGACGTGTTTGATGAGAAAATGAGAGATCTTACTGGACTCCTCCTCTGTGATGCAGGACTTgttattttttccctttctctcaACGAAATTAAAGATGGATCAGTCAAGGAAATGGATCTGGAGTCTTTTCATGATTTCCTGAAAAGGATAAAGCTTATCAAGGCAATAGTTGCAGAGAAATATCCAGAAACATCACCATCATCCAAGTTTCCTCGGCCTAATGAGTTGGGATTTATCGATTTTCTTCTAAAATATATCGGAGATTTGACAAATCCGGATGCTCATTCAGTTGCTCTTTCAAACTATCCAATTCATGCAATCCATGAAGAACTTGTTTACTTACGCTCTTTCTTGGGAAGAATTGTGGAATTGCGCAATGAAGATCAGGAGCTTCAAGCACTTTGGGATCGTGTTGTTGAGGTGGCATACATGGTAGAATTTCTTATCGACTCCTTGTTGGTTGGAGACATTCTATATTCTTCTTCAATCTCATTTGATTCCGTTGTAGAAGAAATTAAGATTATCAAAGCTGCGGCCTTGAACatttttgatagaaaaacacTTGATCTCAAAGTTAAGGAAGCTACCAAGAGACCAAATAACATGCCATCACAGGGAAGCATGCCAATAATCAATGACATGATCGTGGGATTCGAGGATGAGGCAACCTCAATAATCAATCGGCTCACAAGAGGATCCTCCCAACTGCAAATTGTCCCCATTGTAGGTATGCCAGGACCTGGCAAGACAACTTTAGCTAAAAAAGTTTACAATAATCCTTTAGTTACATCGCATTTTTATACACGTGCTTGGTGTACTGTCTCTCAAGTGTATCACAGAAAAAATCTGTTACTTGAAATTTTGACTTGTATTCACTCCAAGcttcttgagaaattttctgAGATGTGTGAAGAAGATTTGGCTGCAGAAGTCAGAAGAGGTCTGCTAAGGACTAGATATCTCAttgttttggatgatatatgggACGCTGAAGCATGGAAGGGATTGGAAGCATCATTCCCTGACAATCAAAATGGCAGTAGAGTGATCGTGACAAGTCGAAAGTCTGATGTTGCTGCTTCGAGAGATGATCTTGATGAAGGGCCTCATTTCCTCCGTCCGCTGACTCCTGATGAGAGCCGGGACTTGCTAAACATGAAGTTATTTCCTGGAAATGATTTGCCTCCGCCAGAATTATGCGAACTGCAAATGAAAATCGTGGAAATGTGTCGAGGACTGCCACTTACAATTGTCATTCTAGCTGGAATTCTGGCAAATGAGGACCAACATGGTTGGAAAGAACTTGTGGACAGTTTAAGTTCAAGAATTGTCTGTAGTACAGAACAACGCTCTGCTGCAATAGAGTTGAGTTACAAGAACTTACCAGATAATTTGAAGCAATGCTTTCTATACTTCGGAGCATTTCCAGAAGACCATGAACACACTGCTGAGAAGTTGATTTGGTTATGGGGGGCTGAAGGATTTACCCAGAAAACTCAGTTCAAGAGTGCAGAGGATGTGGCAAATGATTTCTTAATGGATCTTATCCACAGAAGCTTGATCATTGTTTCCAAGCAAAGGTCCATTGGTGGTGTCAAAGCTTGTCGCATTCATGATTTGCTGCATGAGTTTTGTGTGACAAAAggcaaagaagaaaattttctgcAGCTGGTGCGTGGGTATGATGAATTATATACTTTCAGAGTGCCACGCAACCTACGCCGCCTATGCATCAACTCTAAACCAGTGCACTTTTGCATGTCCAGGTTATTTGCTCCCACAATCCGTTCTCTAATACATTCCCGACGTCTTGCTTTAGAGAGTTCATCCATGTTTGGTATCTTCAAACCTGTTAGAGTGTTAGAATTGAACAACATAAATCTAGGTACTACTTTTCCTAGAGAACTAGAATTATTGGTTCAATTGAGGTACTTGGCAATTCTAGGAAATATGGATTCAATTCCATCTTCCATAGCCAATCTCTCGAATTTGGAAACTTTCATCCTGAAAACAGTTGTTCGGACTGTTTTACTACCTGATACTATATGGAATCTGAAGAACCTAAGGCACTTACAAATAAAGGACTTTGATTGTTCATTTTTGTTACCCACAGACAATCTTGACACTGCTGCAGACTTGTGTGATTTGAATACCTTCTCCGGagtatctttttcttctttggatATCGTCCGCAAGGTATTCAGTAAAATTCCTAATATCCACAAGCTGAAATGCATTCTCGATTTGGCTAATGAACATAATTGGGTTTCAGCGGACAAGATTCTAGTACTTGACTTTCTAAGTGGACTAGAATCACTGAATCTGACGTTCAATCATTATACAAGTCTTCCAAATCCATGCCAGTTGGAGTTTCAATTCCCTTTGGCAATTAGAAAGTTGACTCTATGCGGTCTTCTCTTCCCTTGGAGCAAAATTTCAGCGATCGAAAATCTTCCCAATCTGGAGGTTCTCAAATTACTCCGTGACGCCTTTGATGGGGAAATATGGAACATGGAAAAAGAGGGGTTCCCTAAAGTTAGATTTCTGAAAATAGCTGCCTTGGATATTGTCAAGTGGACTGCCTACGAGGGCGTGGACTGTTTTCCAAGTCTACAGAAACTAGTATTGAAAAGCTGTACCTTTTTAAAGGAGATCCCTTCTTGTTTGGGTAGTTCGACTCTTGAAATTATTGAGGTGTCTTGAAATTATTGAGGTGTTTCATTGTCCCTTCTCTGCAAGTTTTATAGTGCCACTTCAGGAAGAACAAATGGACTTGGGAAATACTGATCTGAAGATCCTTAATAAGGTAGACTACTAATCTTCTCATGTATCTTTGGTTTGGTTTGGAACCCACTGCCCTCGAGCTGCCAATTGCTGCTAGCTCACGGGATATCAACTGGACCACGATATTGATATGGAAAAGGAGGAGGATGAGACAGAAATACTCAATCACTAGCCAGTCCAGAAAGTAGCATTTGTTTGTCTAGCCTTAATGTTTGCTAAAATGTCCAATTGCTGCTGTATCAGTGTAGCATCAAGATCAGTTAATCAGGTTGCTTTAATGTTTCTTATCCTCTCTCAAACTGTGCGGTGGGATCAGCTATCTCCTTTCCCCCCCTAAGATTTTAGTTGTGATTCTGTAAGTTAATGCTACTGCTTAGCTGCATAATTGTTACAAATTTATTGCCTTTCCACACCATTAGTAATTTGTTTTCGAATGCCACCGATTAATGTATTTACCTGGATTTGCCAATTTATCAGTTCTTTTTTCAtagtgtttcttgcattacaATTTCTGATCTTCCCGcgaatcataaaaatatgaccCGCTAGCTCAATCTTTGTTGTTTGGCACCCCTGATCATCAAATCTGAGGCCTCACAAGTTTCGTTTCAAACCAGTTTGTCCTAGAGTGTAAATAAGTGAAAGGTCCAATGTAAACAAGTTTTAGTAATGTGTAAACAAGTGGGATCATGgtgtgaaaaaattaaaaataagacTCTCAACTGATCTGAATTGAAACTTGTGAAACCCGCAAATCCAACCCGAGCCCAATAATAAGATTAAATGAGTTTTCGTACCCACTTCGTGCTTAGGAATCCTGGGGCTATTCCCAGTACTACGTTGGCTGGCCTTTCCATTTTCACCTTTGCGTTGCACGTGGTGTTTTGCTGGCAGCAATAATGGCGCAAATGATGCACGGAGGAATTGTTAATGTACGTTGTTGGACGTTCAAGGGAgccaaaaaatttattaattagagGGTTAAAAATACACAAACCTAAAAAGTTGAGGGTTGACTGGGTTTTTTACTCTTAATATGATTGTGACTTTATTCTTCTTCCAGCCACCTAGTTCTGTTGGTGATTAATTaaggaaaaatcatttaaaacgtGTCTCATATTTTgtgaaataaattttttcatctcatatttttaaaatattgacTTTACAtcccataaaaaaaaattgactttaCGTCTCTTAAAAAAATGAAGTCTGTCAAATTTACTTAACTACAAATAGAATCTAACCCTTTTTCACGTATTAAAATGATCATGTGTTGGTGATCTATTCAGGTCAAAAAATTGTGGGTGATGACCCAAGCACAGTTGGTGATGACTGCAGTAAGCAGTAAAACTATGATTGTCAGGGAAGGGGTATGCAAATAATTGTAATGATATAGACAAAGGCGCAAGTATGTAAATTACAAAAGAGAGGGTTAAATCCACATCTTTCCATCCCAAAATCCACACCTTAAATGCCATCAGAATATTGAAGTTCTTGACATTTAATGGGTTTCTTCTAACTTTTTGTTTATTCTaaatttttgctttcacataaAGAAATGTTTTGCCTTGTAGTATTTTTTATGagaataattatttttcaatcttttttatCTTTCACATGTTTTTTCGAATTTTATAATCTCTTATTTTAGAAAAGCTATCTAATGGATAGTGAATTTCATAACACAAATTTCATGGCTTTAGGGATTTTTGGGCCATCTTATGTgtaatatataaaattttaattttgtttatgaGATAACAATAGATTTTACTATACTATGAATATTTCTTCCTAAAAATATAGTTTTTTAAGATTTGAGGATAATCACATTGGGGTTTTTGATCACTACATGATTAGGTGTATTTAACGAGTAGAGCAAATTATTTGGGTAGTTACTAAACTTTTCGAATAGTTGAGTTTTGACCACTCAACTATTAATAGTATGTTTTTACCCATTGAACTATTAAAAGTATATTTTTGAATCATTCCGTCTAATTCCACCGTTAACTCTATTAGATCTAACTATTAATAGTATATCTCATAAATCGTGCGACTTCTTAAATCTGGCAGAGTTAAAGGTGGAATCAGAGGGAATGGctcaaaatttacatatttgATAGTTCAATGGATAAAAACATACTATTTGTAGTTGAATGGTCAAATCTTGACCATTGAAAAAGTTTAGTGGCTACCCGAATAATTTGCTCTAACTTGTATTGAAAGGATAAATTTGTCgatttattagtttgattttaattttttactatTGACCGTTAGTTTTTCCGTAATAACTAACGATGGCACTTGAACTCAAACTATGAGGTAATTATATAtgaatttttaaactataaggGATTATGTCGTAAAGGACTAAATCATAACGGGATAAAAAGTAATTTACCCTTATATATAACATAACATGCTATGAAGGCATGCTGATTAAACAAGAGGTATTGttctttcttcttctaaatCCAAACACATTTAGTGGTACTAGTAGAAAGGTGGACtttgtatgtgtgtgtatacatACATATTTGAGTATTTACGATTAAGATAGCTAAAGACCACATATTGCGATTGTGCTCCACTAACGAATTAACAACATTATAGTTGATGTCTCATGAGAATTTATACCAAGTGCTTACAGATCATGATGCTAAAGACTCATCCAAGAGAAACAATCACAATAAAACTTTTAAAACAGGGCAGCCAAGCAAAACTCAGTACTATAGAATTTGACAAAAGGTAGTAAAAGGTACAACAGGTTGCCTAGTTTCGTTTTGGAGATAAATACAAATCGGAGAGCCATCAGTATAACTTGATTTTTTGTCCCTCCAAGGTAGCCGACTTGGTGGTGTAGTCCCTAGTTAGGACATCCACCAGAGTTCGACCCTTGTAACAAAAATGGAGAATAATCCAACATTGTTTCACTTAGGTAACTTATAGCCCTACGAAAAACTTACACTTCCATTTCACCATCATTGTTTCACTAGGCAAAAACATTTAGTATTCCTTCTACTTGAAAGTCCTTGACTACCAGTAGCTTAGCCAGCAAACTTTTGTGTGTCGAAAATGGTAATTTCCAaaagtaattttaaatttttggcttgtattttttgtttaatttctatttcttagcttttaaatgatcTGATTGTAGCTcaaagtaaaatattttatcaaattttttataaaCAAGTTCTTTTTATCACTACACTACTTAATAAATAAACCAAATCTTAGCCTATGAAACAAGACAAGGAAGCTACACGTTGTCAGTATTTCGATACAGATGTTAGTGTCATTTACCCAAAACAATAATAAAACTTAAAGCTAATTACTTGAAAAATCATTATTCAATATCCATTACAATTCAATTAAAACTTCAAAATGTTTCTCAATTTCAGTGTCTTAATCAAATGCTTTTGAGCCAAAAATGGAATTTGAATATTACGTTGAGATAAAAGAAtcacacaaaaaaaataaagtgtgATAAGCATTACCTTTCTTTACAAGTTCTAGATCAAACAAACTCTACTAGAACAAAAATAAGTTCATGACCTTTtcaaatgaatcttgtaaaaaatatattgcCTCTAACAATTGGTATGTAATTTGCTAAATGAAATTACagttatttcaaaaaatttgtattttatgtatatatacgaagattaaaaaaaaaaaagtgtataaATGATGGGTTGGGCATCCGTGGTTTCTCAAGAGGCCCGTGGTTTCTCAAACCTCTTATCCTAATCCTCCTCCCGCGCGTATTATTGGGTACTTGACCCAATTTTGCCTAGTCAAGAAATATAAATCAGGTATCtaattttcaaaatgcatcGAAGTGACTTTCATAGACCAACTAGTATTTTTGCCTACCCGTCATTATTGACGTGAGGTGGTGGTGGAAAGGAGGAACAGGGTGTTGACGTGTGTGTAAGTGCGGGTTCTTAACTCTTGgagattttaaatattttgggtATTTCTTTGGTGTATTTTTGTTAGTATTCATCTTTCGATGGTTTGGTATGTTGTTTAACTAGTTACTATAgataaaaatatatttctaaAACATCCCAAAAGCGTACTTCTTATTTTATACGTAAAAGCAACATTCTTAGTTATTtgggtaaaatacaaaaaaccATTTTGTGGTTAAACTAACCTACGCAAAAGCTCTTTATAGTTTTAAACCATACATTTCGGCCCTCATGATTTGAGCTAATTTGAAACAACCATGGAAATCGTCAAAACTAACAGAGGAGGATGAAATGATCTAATTAGCCTAATATATATAAGCAATAAAAGAACTTCTAACAATCATCCTATTAAGCAAATTTATGGAAAAAGCTCTCCTGTGGTTAAACCAACTTACGGAAAAAGCCCCTTATTTATTTTGTACATAAGAATAAGGTAAGGTATATTTGAAggtttttatttatctattttgtaTATAGAAATAAGGAGagttttatttggaaatttttatttatttattttaagtatagAAATAAGGTGAGTTGTATTTGGGAGTTTGAgttgcttttgaaaattttacgaGTTCTAAGGTGTTTAATAGGTATATCAgctaaaatttgatttaaaaaattattttccatgTCAAGCAACCTCAAACTCATTAATTTAAATGATTTTGGTCTATTCTTCACATTAGTTCAAACCACAACTATTGGATTGTATGATTTGAAACTATAAGGGAGTTTTTCTATAGGTTTActaaaccacagggggcttttcTATATTATTACTCTAAGAATATAATAGGTATATCAATTgaaaatttgtttgtttttagtacaaatgcaaaAGAAACTCAGACGATTTTCATCGtttttttaaattagttcaAACAATAAGGTACCGGaatgtatgttttgaaactataagagATCATTTTGTATGTTCACTCAACTTCAAGGGCTTTTCTATAATTTATCCTTATTCGAATGAAATCTGCTTACATGTTGATGTTTAAGCTACTCATTTCAATAAGGGTTTTTCTAATGTATGCCTGCTGGACACCCTTTAATACATCTAATCTATTATGTGAATacatatactaataattattatctttccttatatttatatattttcttaattagcttcatttttttcaaagaaattaatatttGAACTGCATTTTAACAATGCCCAAAGGAGTGACCCTACtgacaaaatcaagaaaacaatttCATTAAAGCGGATAACAAAATTCTCTTCGAccttgcaaaatgaatttggtTGGTCCGACCCAAACTGGGCCCATATTGCCCATCAACAATAGGGCCaactttttcttgaaaatgGTCTGGGCTGAGGATGGGAAAAATTGAACTCCCATTTTCCAAGTGGGTCATACTAAGCTCGGCCTGTTTTCAGAGAGTCCCAGAGAGGCTGATACATGAGATTGAAGTAATTATCTATGAGAGAAGGGGTAATACAAttggaattttcatacaattgtgCGATTGTTGTATATTTTACTTAATTTGATGTATACttcatttctttgttttatacataatttttttttataagaagCAAAACTCATTAACAAATTGCTAAAAATTATCCAGCACAATTTGATCTACATCACTATCCTAATGGTAGATTAAATATGTATTAGAAATTATAGATCTGCAATTTAATTTATACAATGGATTCAAAAAATTATAAAcatatttgaaaaatataagaaatttgaaatttgttttTTAATAGATAAATCATTGCAGTTCCCTTTTGTGTATGTTGTAATTGCTAGATCTACTAGTCAACAATTTTAAACTCCAATAATGATGGTGAAATCTATCAAAATAGATTCAAGATTCGAAAAAATTCAGATCTAATAACCAGATCTGAAATAAATTTAGAtgtaacattaaaaaaataaaaataaataaaaatctcCATAGGAATCCTTAGAagaacaccaaaaaaaaaatacacataaTTGGTTTGGGCCTAATTAGGTATGTCAATGGGTAGAGTCTGGATCTGAATCAAAGGGATCCAGATTCAGACCCATTTAATTTAGTTAGACCCAAACCCAGATCCAAACCCTTTTGGGTTTGAAAAGTAAGTCCATACTCAGATCTTTATGGATTTGGATATCCAATGGGCATCCATgtgtattttctaaaaatactaaagtaaaaatgtactaaaaatatatagagttcataaataatataaataccatccaatttttgtttgcaaataataaaatttaacatTCAACAAGTTGAATGCAATATTGTAAACTCAAAGAAAGAATTATTATTGACTACTTCTATATATTTTCAAAGTTTCAACTACATCCACAtcaatatttcatttatttgcctttaccttttttccttttattgaaAAAGTTTGTACCAATTACAATAACAACTAggattagtttttaaaaaagaaaacaaccatAACATATATATTAGtcttattaaaaaaatgtaattttgtaccTCTTTCTCTTATTTAAATCTTAATGTTGGTAGATGTCTCGCAATCTAGTACTAAAATAGTGAATGAAATAAAAGTCATTTGACTAAGAACCTATggcaaataaataatagaataagAAGATTTATAAACacatactcttttttttttttgattcaatCCAATCATCAGTAGTCACTAATGTTTTGACCATATCTAGAAGCAATTTGGCATGAGTCTCGTCAATCACTCAGCCACTAACActaaatgcatattttgatgcCATAAAATTTTACCGCATTCGATCCAATAGCCATAACATATTATATTGTTTTATAAATTTtctaatatatattatgtaattAAATATATATGGGTCTGGGTAAGATTTgatatgaatttgaatttggataTGGATTCTAGAAAATTAGACTCTACCCAAATCCATGACTCTCTCACAGGGTCCGGGTCTGGGTAGGGTctagatttgagaaattaaattcaaacccTATCCAAATAAATTAGGTTTGGATTGGATTTGAATAAGATCCAACCCATTA
The DNA window shown above is from Coffea arabica cultivar ET-39 chromosome 5e, Coffea Arabica ET-39 HiFi, whole genome shotgun sequence and carries:
- the LOC113687508 gene encoding putative late blight resistance protein homolog R1B-16, with the protein product MVYDGLRSLTIILKGNPDVFDEKMRDLTGLLLCDAGLVIFSLSLNEIKDGSVKEMDLESFHDFLKRIKLIKAIVAEKYPETSPSSKFPRPNELGFIDFLLKYIGDLTNPDAHSVALSNYPIHAIHEELVYLRSFLGRIVELRNEDQELQALWDRVVEVAYMVEFLIDSLLVGDILYSSSISFDSVVEEIKIIKAAALNIFDRKTLDLKVKEATKRPNNMPSQGSMPIINDMIVGFEDEATSIINRLTRGSSQLQIVPIVGMPGPGKTTLAKKVYNNPLVTSHFYTRAWCTVSQVYHRKNLLLEILTCIHSKLLEKFSEMCEEDLAAEVRRGLLRTRYLIVLDDIWDAEAWKGLEASFPDNQNGSRVIVTSRKSDVAASRDDLDEGPHFLRPLTPDESRDLLNMKLFPGNDLPPPELCELQMKIVEMCRGLPLTIVILAGILANEDQHGWKELVDSLSSRIVCSTEQRSAAIELSYKNLPDNLKQCFLYFGAFPEDHEHTAEKLIWLWGAEGFTQKTQFKSAEDVANDFLMDLIHRSLIIVSKQRSIGGVKACRIHDLLHEFCVTKGKEENFLQLVRGYDELYTFRVPRNLRRLCINSKPVHFCMSRLFAPTIRSLIHSRRLALESSSMFGIFKPVRVLELNNINLGTTFPRELELLVQLRYLAILGNMDSIPSSIANLSNLETFILKTVVRTVLLPDTIWNLKNLRHLQIKDFDCSFLLPTDNLDTAADLCDLNTFSGVSFSSLDIVRKVFSKIPNIHKLKCILDLANEHNWVSADKILVLDFLSGLESLNLTFNHYTSLPNPCQLEFQFPLAIRKLTLCGLLFPWSKISAIENLPNLEVLKLLRDAFDGEIWNMEKEGFPKVRFLKIAALDIVKWTAYEGVDCFPSLQKLVLKSLPLQEEQMDLGNTDLKILNKESWGYSQYYVGWPFHFHLCVARGVLLAAIMAQMMHGGIVNPPSSVGD